TCGTTACACTAAGTGGGCCCGGTCAGGATATCGTTCGGACAAGCCTCTGGTTTGAGCCGCCTGACTCGAAGTACACGAATCCGTGGGCCCTCCAAGTGCATTACTACAACCCTTGTAAGTCATCGCCGGTCTGCCCCTTTATTTGTGTACTATGCTACAAAGGCAAGCACTGTCTGACATGGATCAACTAGATGATTTTACGTCAGCCGCATGGGGCAAAACCATATGGGGCTCTAGCGTCGACCTTACCGCATTCGAGACCGATTTTAGTCGGCTCCGCGACAACTTCACTGACGTCCCGATGGTTGTTGGCGAGTGGCTCGTGAGTCCGGTACATTCGGAGCCTGCAGCACGATGGAGATACTACGATATCATCGGACGGCTCTCCAGAAAATACGACTTTGCTCCAATTGTGTGGGATACCGGCAACGATCTCTTGGACCGCAGTTCACACACCTGGTACGACGTAACCGGCCTCAACCTTCATTTCAATGCTTTAGCTGGCAATCTCAACGCTCTTCCCGACTCAACCCTGGACACTACGGCGATTAGCCAATTCAGCTCGGCGTTTGTTTTTCACAAGGTCGGAACCGCTGTCGAGAGCGTATCCCTCTCCTTCACATTCAACGGAGACTCCGTCAAGTCCATTACCACGGCGGACGGGGCCAGCCTCACGCTGAATCCGGACTACACCGTCGACGAGACTGATATCACGCTATCTGTATCATTCCTGTCCCACTACTTCGATGTTGCCGGCCCTCCGGGCATCAAGACCACGTTGTTGGTTTCTTTTGCCAGCGCGCCGAGCATCCCGATCCAAGTCGTGCAGTGGGATACGCCCACGCTCCCATTGTCCAGCACTACGGCGACTTCGGCTAGCAACATCGACGTAGAAGTGAATTGGAACAGCGTCGGGAAGCCCGCGACGGTAGCAGCTTTCAAGAGCGATGGCACACCGTTAATGGACGAATGGACTGTGGTGTTGCCGCCTCTGCAGCGGGGGAGAACAACACTTGGCAGTGGTTGGGGCTGGAGTTGTGAGTTCTCTGACTCGAAGCACGTTCCGTCCAGGAAGTCTACTAACTTCAGTAGGGGGCCAGCAGGGAGTCACAATTGCTACGGCTGCTGTATCCGCCGCCATTCAATCGGGCATGACAACAACCTTTATGCTGGAGTCGTACCCTCGCGTTCTGGGCAACTATGCTAACTTCACTTTGTACGTTTGACAGAACTACTATCGGGCTTCTTACTCTTGTTATCAAATGGAAGAGAGAAACAAGAGCTTTGTAAATCTTCTTAGTGGTACATCATGGATGACAGCACATAGCCAAGGCAACCGAGGTCCTCGTATGATGGATTACGGTTTCTCAATTCAATGGACTCGACTAGATCATAACTCCAGTTCCAAGTGAACATTCTGTATCTCAGCACCCATGTCATCTGCCTGCTAGTAGTGGACGATTTGTAGGTTTCTTCTGCACTGCGCAAGCGTCCGTCCAAGGTTTCCTACCTCATTCACCTACATGTGCCCACGATTCTATTGTCTGAAAATATGTGAAGGCTAAACCGTACCTTTCAAACTTGCTCTCCGACTGTTACATTCAGATATGCCTAAATTTTCATGGCACTGTTACATACATCAATACGTACGTGGAATGGATGACTGCAACATTGAGTCTCATATCCTACGGAACATAGAGCTGCCCGAACTTTCAGCTGTGGGTCACCTTCCCCCTTTCACAATGCCTTAAGTTGAATGCTCGCATCCCAATCTGGGAACGATCCTTCCCAGTTGCTGGAAGTTCGGCGCAGGAGGCCGACCTCAATGAGTACGTCTGTCAGGGTCCTGAGGCAATCGAAACTGCGTAAATGACCGGCGCTGTACCAAAACCGCCAAGAAAGACGTAAAGCGAGGAGATGGTGTCGCCGTTAAAGCTTTTGAAGTGCCTGATACTGGCCGTCAAACTTAGCAGGGCTTCTCAAAGCTGCGAGTTTCCTTCGGGTGCCTCGCCCACCCCTGAACCGATAAATACGTACGCTGCTAGCTAGAGAACCACGCCTCGGACTCTTTCGTCCCGATCATAGAATCAGAAGAACCCAGCGAGATTAAGCAGCAATCTTTTCACACCCTCT
This is a stretch of genomic DNA from Colletotrichum lupini chromosome 10, complete sequence. It encodes these proteins:
- a CDS encoding endoglucanase B, encoding MSPCQASEFTAQLQPGWNLGNTLDAFPNEDSWNNVPVVAGTFDDVKAFGFNSVRIPVTWMNHFIGFSDQGDSPDWTVDPEWLQRVANVVDMATSRDLYVIINVHHDSHFWADLTVANANYSMIEEKFYRLWYQIGTKLACTPSLVAFEPLNEAPGDTAEIAAEQNKLNNIFLQAINDAGGFNSKRVVTLSGPGQDIVRTSLWFEPPDSKYTNPWALQVHYYNPYDFTSAAWGKTIWGSSVDLTAFETDFSRLRDNFTDVPMVVGEWLVSPVHSEPAARWRYYDIIGRLSRKYDFAPIVWDTGNDLLDRSSHTWYDVTGLNLHFNALAGNLNALPDSTLDTTAISQFSSAFVFHKVGTAVESVSLSFTFNGDSVKSITTADGASLTLNPDYTVDETDITLSVSFLSHYFDVAGPPGIKTTLLVSFASAPSIPIQVVQWDTPTLPLSSTTATSASNIDVEVNWNSVGKPATVAAFKSDGTPLMDEWTVVLPPLQRGRTTLGSGWGWSWGQQGVTIATAAVSAAIQSGMTTTFMLESYPRVLGNYANFTLYV